In the genome of Streptococcus mitis, one region contains:
- a CDS encoding bacteriocin ABC transporter ATP-binding protein yields MTLLDVKHVQKIYKTRFQGNQVEALKDIHFTVEKGDYVAIMGESGSGKSTLLNILAMLDKPSRGQVYLNGTDTATIKNSQASSFRREKLGFVFQDFNLLDTLSVKDNILLPLVLSRRPITEMMKKLVVTAENLGINQLQEKYPYEISGGQKQRVAVARAIITEPEILLADEPTGALDSKSSAALLDVFDEINERGQTILMVTHSTAAASRAKRVLFIKDGILYNQIYRGEKTERQMFQEISDTLTVMASEVN; encoded by the coding sequence ATGACACTTTTAGATGTAAAACACGTTCAAAAAATTTATAAAACACGTTTTCAGGGCAACCAAGTAGAAGCCCTCAAGGATATTCACTTTACCGTAGAAAAGGGCGACTACGTTGCTATCATGGGTGAGTCTGGTTCTGGTAAATCAACTCTTCTCAATATTCTAGCTATGCTGGATAAACCAAGTCGTGGGCAGGTTTACTTGAATGGAACTGACACCGCAACCATTAAAAATTCACAGGCTTCTAGCTTCCGTCGTGAAAAATTGGGATTTGTCTTCCAAGACTTTAACTTGCTAGATACTCTGTCTGTTAAGGACAATATCTTGCTTCCGCTTGTCTTGTCAAGAAGACCCATTACGGAAATGATGAAGAAATTGGTGGTGACAGCTGAGAATCTAGGCATCAACCAATTGCAAGAGAAGTACCCTTATGAGATTTCAGGTGGGCAGAAACAGCGTGTAGCAGTAGCCCGCGCCATCATCACAGAACCTGAAATTCTTCTTGCGGACGAACCGACAGGAGCTCTTGACTCCAAGTCATCTGCAGCCTTACTTGATGTCTTTGATGAAATCAATGAGCGCGGTCAAACCATTCTCATGGTAACCCACTCAACAGCAGCAGCTAGCAGAGCTAAACGTGTACTCTTTATCAAAGACGGCATTCTTTACAACCAAATCTACCGTGGAGAGAAGACAGAGCGTCAGATGTTCCAAGAAATCTCTGATACCTTGACTGTCATGGCAAGCGAGGTGAATTAG